The following proteins come from a genomic window of Flavobacterium eburneipallidum:
- a CDS encoding AAA domain-containing protein produces the protein MIIPIKESAFYQFITENFQKGTFANDDIIAIMMPLLKTVSGIHNQGKVASLQDISTIYIENQHFHITDNAFEIRQNTKAIAPFFKSKSSVFEITGEHHNIVEIGDDINSEYEDKSVSDNDADSVKKPVYVKDYSCFELEFDHHDPLTDIFILGMILASIALQFDFTDIDDVKRFVEYRKKMYFLNSNMNPAIANIILGMTELNRENRWKDLNEITEKLKNYRDYNPETEYDLSSLVVTKTQNRNQFIHEKLRNRLFDNSKRNRLLYFQPNLKFLNLTISSVPQVLNYENIDPNSIFYWNPEISKKISNNSTISLNKYLEIGDNPYIIPTLDKIRLEANKDINEYGFSQLKLALCNLNWFNTKENSSEKIVSPLLLVSVALTKKKGVKDQYSLEFLDSEVEINPVLANMLKELYDIRLPERIQLSETKIEDIYELLKLQVEKNNSGIVLDYSNKPKIKLIHSQAKQILTQFNKRSKKREVIQDQRNLNYSYQQENFQPYGLELFRNYVFTQASSLEYLINSDIKSNPQFFNPNKTIEREFYHLDEGETNPFRWEFDTCNLVLGNFNYKKMSLVRDYNQVIENDVESNVFKNLFNSLAKKDFKNELESSNSFTKTFNVVASDPTQNNAVKYSETGESYIIQGPPGTGKSQTIANLIANYVANGKKVLFVCEKRAALDVVFYRLKNQGLDDLCSLIHDSQADKKEFIFDLKKTFYDFTASKNSFQSIENNRNNLVQKIDDEIQKVSGFHDFMNAKIDSESNLTIKSLFDALISDSHKALLDSLNILDEKAGLQDWVNYQESFEKLFAINEETNQSEFFSVHPFRFLQIDAFTRYENLTDLKNEIEDSKETLENISERLDFVSLPTNVDTFFTIQDFLRKSEDTFPFFDKNVSDLLFPDTTLYHSLENDILTLLELQKDIEKLAKQFPYWTKKISETDAKMALEVIGKNEKSFFNFFNSNYKKIKSEILAVYKINKHTVKPSLTSILENQHAQFELEEKYNNSKINFEKKYHLGDLFELKNKTEILKSELDSSILNFVKNLNESDRKEVSEIEKLFSKVDYLLSKSIENYEDLSLSEIENGLIQINSKKAFFNLYASFFEEIQDLNPSIFQLLKTKKIPLKHLKITLAEKSLEKYYATHYLHKRYNMDLLHTSIQKVKKMHVDLLELNGKYIIAKQISNLKSLILTSEMSVAGMTAEQKERKKSITEGRKILENEFSKSIRFKSIRELASSDSGQIIREIKPVWLMSPLSVSDTLPVDENYFDVVIFDEASQITLEEGLVPIYRAKQTIIVGDEMQMPPSNFFGSSSGNQDDLWADATAEDNDSFSLDADSFLTQGARKFPSIMLGWHYRSKHEALIGFSNASFYDSKLLTIPDLKDHNKIAKPIIVTDVQDAKANLDHLFSKPISYHYIEKGVYNARSNVKEAQYIANMVREILTQNKEQSIGIVAFSMEQQNEIETAIEAICIEDKVFENLIEEEYKRIENNQFVGLFIKNLENVQGDERDIIIMSTCYGYNPNGKMLMNFGPINKRGGEKRLNVIFSRAKKSMCVVSSIKYFDIKNEYNEGANYFRKYLQYAELISLGELESANNVLNSINSKNSIQESSQITDQIQTEIEKMGYFATRNIGQSKFKCHLGIKKSADDEEFVLGIMIDDDLHYSNNDILEQYLLRPEILKTNGWTICQIYSKDWIENKPRVLKMIGASLNKELFFDEVEFENSAVEIENEDIIEEQIQPETAENTDFERYINTSNGSNKFWEIVIENQNVIVQYGRIGTKGQRMVKAFESENDAIKEKRKLIAQKLSKEYFKE, from the coding sequence ATGATTATACCAATAAAGGAATCGGCTTTTTATCAATTTATTACCGAAAATTTTCAGAAAGGAACTTTTGCCAACGACGATATTATTGCTATAATGATGCCGTTGTTGAAGACAGTTTCGGGAATTCATAATCAAGGAAAAGTAGCCTCTTTACAAGATATTTCAACTATTTATATCGAAAATCAACATTTTCATATAACGGATAATGCGTTCGAAATAAGACAAAATACAAAAGCGATTGCCCCATTTTTTAAAAGTAAAAGTTCTGTATTTGAAATTACAGGAGAACATCACAATATTGTTGAAATTGGCGATGATATAAATAGTGAATATGAAGATAAAAGTGTTTCTGATAATGATGCAGACAGTGTAAAAAAGCCTGTTTATGTAAAAGATTACAGTTGTTTTGAACTCGAATTTGACCATCATGATCCATTAACAGATATTTTTATTTTGGGAATGATTTTGGCGAGTATTGCTTTGCAATTTGATTTTACAGATATTGATGATGTGAAGCGTTTTGTGGAATATCGCAAAAAAATGTATTTTTTGAATAGCAATATGAATCCTGCTATTGCCAATATTATTCTCGGAATGACCGAATTGAATCGGGAAAATCGTTGGAAAGATTTAAATGAAATCACCGAAAAACTTAAAAATTATAGAGATTATAATCCGGAAACGGAATATGATTTATCAAGTTTAGTGGTTACTAAAACACAAAATAGGAATCAATTTATTCACGAAAAACTCCGCAATCGCCTTTTTGACAATAGTAAACGTAATCGTCTTTTGTATTTTCAGCCGAATTTGAAATTCCTGAATCTTACGATTTCATCGGTTCCGCAGGTTTTGAATTATGAGAATATAGATCCTAATTCTATTTTTTATTGGAATCCCGAAATTTCTAAAAAAATCAGCAACAACAGCACAATTTCACTCAATAAATATTTGGAAATTGGAGACAATCCATACATCATTCCTACGTTAGATAAAATCCGTTTAGAGGCAAATAAAGACATTAACGAATATGGTTTTAGCCAATTAAAATTAGCATTATGTAATTTGAATTGGTTCAATACCAAAGAAAATAGTTCCGAAAAAATAGTTTCACCTTTGCTTTTAGTTTCGGTAGCCTTGACCAAGAAAAAAGGCGTGAAAGACCAATATTCATTGGAATTTTTAGATTCTGAAGTGGAGATAAATCCAGTTTTAGCGAATATGCTAAAGGAGTTATACGACATTCGTTTGCCGGAACGGATTCAACTTTCTGAAACTAAAATAGAGGATATTTATGAATTATTGAAACTACAAGTAGAGAAAAATAATTCCGGAATTGTCCTTGATTACAGCAACAAGCCTAAAATTAAACTCATTCATTCACAGGCAAAACAAATCCTGACCCAGTTTAATAAGCGTTCTAAAAAGAGAGAAGTCATTCAGGATCAAAGAAATTTAAATTATTCTTACCAGCAGGAAAATTTTCAACCGTATGGTTTAGAACTTTTCAGAAATTACGTTTTTACACAAGCTTCGTCTTTAGAATATTTGATAAACAGTGATATTAAAAGCAATCCACAGTTTTTTAATCCAAATAAAACCATAGAACGAGAATTTTATCATCTTGATGAAGGAGAAACCAATCCTTTTCGTTGGGAATTTGATACTTGTAATTTGGTTTTAGGCAATTTTAATTATAAAAAAATGTCATTGGTTCGGGATTACAATCAAGTTATTGAAAATGATGTCGAAAGCAATGTTTTTAAAAATTTGTTCAATTCATTGGCAAAAAAAGACTTTAAAAATGAGTTAGAATCTAGCAATAGTTTTACCAAGACTTTCAATGTTGTTGCGAGCGATCCTACACAAAATAATGCAGTAAAATATTCGGAAACTGGAGAAAGCTATATTATTCAGGGGCCTCCAGGAACAGGAAAATCGCAAACTATTGCCAATTTGATTGCCAATTACGTCGCTAATGGCAAAAAAGTACTCTTTGTTTGTGAGAAACGTGCCGCCTTGGATGTGGTTTTCTATCGATTAAAAAACCAGGGATTAGATGACTTGTGTAGTTTAATTCACGATTCACAAGCCGACAAAAAGGAGTTTATTTTTGATTTGAAAAAGACTTTTTACGACTTCACAGCATCAAAAAACAGTTTTCAGTCTATAGAAAATAATCGCAATAATTTGGTTCAGAAAATTGATGATGAAATTCAGAAAGTTTCCGGTTTTCATGATTTTATGAACGCCAAAATTGATTCAGAAAGCAATCTCACCATCAAATCGCTTTTTGATGCTTTGATTTCCGATTCACACAAAGCTTTATTAGATAGTTTGAATATTCTTGATGAAAAAGCAGGATTGCAGGATTGGGTAAATTATCAGGAATCTTTTGAGAAATTATTTGCTATCAATGAAGAAACCAATCAATCGGAATTTTTTTCTGTGCATCCTTTCCGCTTTTTGCAAATAGATGCTTTTACCAGATATGAAAACCTGACTGATCTGAAAAATGAAATAGAAGACAGCAAAGAAACACTCGAAAATATCTCTGAAAGGTTAGATTTTGTTTCACTTCCGACCAATGTGGACACCTTTTTTACAATTCAGGACTTTTTACGAAAATCAGAGGATACTTTTCCATTTTTTGACAAGAATGTTTCCGATTTATTGTTTCCCGATACAACTCTTTATCATTCATTGGAAAATGACATACTGACTTTATTAGAATTGCAAAAAGATATTGAGAAGTTAGCCAAACAGTTTCCATATTGGACCAAAAAAATATCTGAAACGGATGCAAAAATGGCTTTGGAAGTTATTGGTAAAAACGAGAAGAGCTTTTTTAATTTCTTTAATTCTAATTATAAAAAAATAAAAAGTGAAATTTTAGCAGTTTATAAAATTAATAAACATACTGTAAAACCAAGCCTTACAAGCATATTAGAAAATCAACACGCTCAATTTGAATTAGAAGAAAAATACAATAATTCGAAAATCAATTTTGAAAAGAAATACCACCTAGGAGATTTATTTGAATTAAAGAATAAAACAGAAATTCTTAAAAGCGAATTAGATTCCAGTATTTTAAATTTTGTTAAAAACTTAAATGAATCGGATCGTAAAGAAGTTTCGGAAATTGAAAAGCTGTTTTCCAAAGTAGATTATTTATTATCAAAAAGTATTGAAAACTATGAGGATTTAAGTTTATCCGAAATTGAAAATGGGCTTATTCAAATTAACAGTAAAAAAGCCTTTTTTAATCTATATGCTTCATTCTTTGAGGAAATTCAGGATTTGAATCCGTCTATTTTTCAATTATTGAAAACTAAAAAAATTCCGCTGAAGCATTTGAAAATTACTTTGGCCGAAAAATCATTAGAGAAATATTATGCGACACATTATTTGCATAAGAGATACAACATGGATTTGTTGCATACCTCGATTCAGAAAGTCAAAAAAATGCATGTAGACTTATTAGAACTGAATGGGAAATATATCATAGCCAAACAAATTAGCAACCTCAAAAGCTTGATTTTAACTTCTGAAATGTCAGTTGCGGGAATGACAGCGGAACAGAAAGAAAGAAAAAAATCAATAACAGAAGGCAGAAAAATTCTGGAAAATGAATTTAGTAAAAGCATCCGATTCAAATCTATTCGCGAATTGGCTTCTTCAGATTCGGGTCAGATTATTCGTGAAATAAAACCGGTTTGGCTGATGAGCCCTTTGAGTGTTTCGGATACTTTGCCGGTTGATGAAAATTACTTTGATGTTGTGATTTTTGATGAAGCGAGTCAAATTACGCTCGAAGAAGGACTTGTTCCTATCTACAGAGCAAAACAAACCATAATTGTGGGAGACGAAATGCAGATGCCTCCAAGTAATTTCTTTGGAAGTTCTTCAGGCAATCAGGACGATTTATGGGCAGATGCAACGGCAGAGGACAATGATTCTTTTTCATTAGATGCCGATAGTTTCCTGACACAAGGCGCACGTAAATTTCCGTCGATTATGTTGGGTTGGCATTATCGAAGCAAGCATGAAGCTTTAATTGGTTTCTCGAATGCTTCTTTTTATGACAGTAAATTATTGACAATTCCTGATTTGAAAGATCACAACAAAATAGCAAAACCCATAATTGTAACAGATGTCCAGGATGCCAAAGCCAATTTGGATCATTTATTTTCAAAGCCAATATCCTATCATTATATTGAAAAAGGAGTATATAATGCGAGGTCGAATGTAAAAGAAGCGCAATATATCGCTAATATGGTTCGTGAAATTTTAACTCAAAATAAGGAGCAAAGCATTGGAATAGTAGCTTTTTCGATGGAACAGCAAAACGAAATCGAAACAGCAATTGAAGCGATTTGTATTGAAGATAAAGTTTTTGAAAATCTAATTGAAGAAGAATACAAACGTATTGAAAACAATCAATTTGTTGGGCTTTTTATAAAAAACTTGGAGAATGTGCAAGGAGACGAACGTGATATAATCATTATGAGTACTTGTTACGGTTATAATCCGAATGGAAAAATGTTGATGAATTTTGGTCCAATTAACAAACGAGGCGGAGAAAAAAGATTGAATGTAATTTTCTCCAGAGCAAAGAAAAGTATGTGTGTGGTGAGTTCTATAAAATATTTTGATATTAAAAATGAATACAATGAAGGGGCAAATTATTTTAGAAAATACCTTCAGTATGCAGAATTAATTAGTTTGGGAGAATTGGAATCGGCGAATAATGTTTTGAATTCCATCAACAGTAAAAACAGCATTCAGGAATCAAGTCAAATTACAGATCAAATACAAACCGAAATCGAAAAAATGGGATATTTTGCTACACGAAATATTGGTCAAAGTAAGTTCAAATGTCATTTAGGAATTAAAAAATCGGCAGACGATGAGGAATTTGTTTTAGGAATTATGATTGATGATGATTTGCATTATTCGAACAATGATATTTTGGAACAATATCTTTTGAGACCAGAAATTTTAAAAACAAACGGTTGGACTATTTGTCAAATTTATTCGAAGGATTGGATAGAGAACAAACCAAGAGTTCTTAAAATGATTGGTGCTTCATTGAATAAAGAACTGTTTTTTGATGAAGTTGAATTTGAAAACAGTGCTGTTGAAATAGAAAATGAAGACATTATCGAAGAACAAATTCAACCTGAAACTGCTGAAAACACTGATTTTGAAAGATATATTAATACATCCAACGGAAGTAATAAGTTTTGGGAAATTGTTATAGAAAACCAAAATGTCATTGTCCAATACGGTAGGATTGGTACCAAAGGACAGCGAATGGTAAAAGCATTTGAAAGCGAAAATGATGCTATAAAAGAAAAACGAAAACTAATTGCACAGAAACTGTCGAAGGAATATTTTAAGGAATAA
- a CDS encoding M48 family metalloprotease, translating to MIKPFPFHFDLRNHFKKQAKTWSWFSEEKVKEELQEAYKTDLLKNAYRLDPETEPKVYDILGIAKDKLGIIIPITIYQSQTIDTNNAGVVFFENEAHIILSGTILKLLNDDELLVLFAHELSHILLFNLENGDFEITNRIINTIASDNRSELFYYETARLYQLYTELFCDLGALKVSGSLETTINTLVKLNTGLEKVSTESYLKQANEILERINEGSEGETHPENFIRAKSLQIFETDNTNFYSRIEKIISGKTDLHQLNLFTKTLVFDITKELISIIIKPKWTQSEYCTTLYKQYFSSADKNNNAFIDDAFKLKIENSKKNLKDYYAYIMLDFALCDPDLKEGFIGHILDISEQLGLEENMKTILKKELNLTEKTYKSFCQNCTTTLNSILESDKENTY from the coding sequence ATGATAAAGCCATTTCCATTCCATTTCGATTTAAGAAATCATTTCAAAAAGCAAGCTAAAACTTGGTCTTGGTTTTCTGAAGAAAAAGTAAAAGAAGAACTGCAAGAAGCGTATAAAACCGATTTATTAAAAAATGCCTATAGATTAGATCCGGAAACTGAACCAAAAGTGTATGATATTTTAGGCATCGCAAAAGATAAATTAGGCATCATTATTCCGATTACGATTTATCAATCACAAACCATTGATACTAATAATGCAGGAGTAGTTTTCTTTGAAAATGAAGCGCATATTATTTTATCAGGAACGATTTTGAAATTGCTAAACGATGACGAATTATTGGTTTTATTTGCTCATGAATTGTCGCACATTTTATTATTCAATTTAGAAAATGGTGATTTCGAAATAACAAACAGAATTATCAATACAATTGCCAGTGATAACAGAAGCGAATTGTTTTATTACGAAACGGCAAGATTATATCAATTATACACGGAACTATTTTGTGATTTAGGAGCATTGAAAGTGAGTGGAAGTTTAGAAACTACTATCAATACTTTGGTTAAATTAAATACCGGTTTAGAAAAAGTTTCAACAGAAAGTTACTTAAAACAAGCCAATGAAATTTTAGAAAGAATCAATGAAGGTTCCGAAGGAGAAACGCATCCGGAAAATTTCATTCGTGCCAAATCTTTGCAAATTTTTGAAACGGATAATACTAATTTCTATTCAAGAATAGAAAAAATTATTTCGGGCAAAACGGATTTACATCAATTAAACTTGTTTACTAAAACATTGGTTTTTGACATCACAAAAGAGTTAATCTCGATTATTATAAAACCAAAATGGACTCAATCTGAATATTGCACCACACTCTACAAACAATATTTTTCAAGTGCTGATAAAAACAACAATGCCTTTATTGACGATGCTTTTAAATTAAAAATCGAAAACAGTAAGAAAAATCTAAAAGACTATTATGCCTACATCATGCTTGATTTTGCACTTTGCGATCCCGATTTGAAAGAAGGTTTTATAGGTCATATTCTTGATATTTCTGAACAATTAGGTTTGGAAGAGAATATGAAAACGATTTTGAAAAAAGAGCTGAATCTTACTGAAAAAACATATAAATCATTCTGTCAAAATTGCACGACTACATTAAATAGCATTTTAGAATCTGACAAAGAAAATACATATTAA
- a CDS encoding LysR family transcriptional regulator — translation MVNLEWYRTFKSVYKNGNFSLAAKELFISQPAVSQQISMLEAHVGYTLFNRKSKGVEPTEYAKLLNNLIIEALDRLENVENGFRAKAFNANRLISVGISKHLMSSLGSVLLSMYDFIDFSFYTNDQLFELVNSKKLDFAIMTKKYDTFDTIQKKVGEIKQVIIGSNTIDAKEFKTSLKNNDLTTTENWLNNQKWFSHDSGIPHIKLFWLHVFNKKRPSMVPNYIIPSEYEMLNLLSKNTGVAVVWNCNARNFITEKKVQLLWDSKEMPATEVFLLSGKKENITEIFQNIESELKKALD, via the coding sequence ATGGTAAATCTCGAATGGTACCGTACCTTTAAATCGGTTTACAAAAACGGAAATTTCTCTTTGGCTGCCAAAGAATTATTTATTAGCCAGCCTGCGGTAAGTCAGCAAATATCAATGTTAGAAGCGCATGTGGGTTATACACTTTTCAATAGGAAATCGAAAGGAGTGGAGCCAACAGAATACGCCAAGTTACTCAATAATTTAATCATTGAAGCTTTAGACCGACTGGAAAATGTGGAAAATGGTTTTCGAGCCAAAGCTTTCAACGCCAATAGATTAATTTCGGTCGGGATTTCCAAACATTTGATGTCTAGTTTAGGAAGTGTATTGCTTTCGATGTACGACTTTATCGATTTTTCGTTCTATACCAACGATCAGCTTTTTGAATTGGTCAATTCTAAAAAACTCGATTTTGCTATTATGACGAAAAAGTACGACACCTTTGATACAATTCAAAAAAAAGTAGGCGAAATAAAGCAGGTTATAATTGGTTCCAATACAATTGATGCCAAAGAGTTCAAGACAAGTCTAAAAAACAACGATTTGACAACAACCGAAAATTGGTTAAACAACCAAAAATGGTTCAGTCACGATTCTGGAATTCCGCATATTAAATTGTTTTGGTTGCATGTTTTTAATAAAAAAAGACCCTCAATGGTTCCTAATTATATTATTCCATCAGAATATGAAATGTTAAATTTGCTGTCTAAAAACACAGGAGTTGCAGTAGTTTGGAATTGTAATGCAAGGAATTTTATCACCGAAAAAAAAGTTCAACTATTGTGGGATTCCAAGGAAATGCCAGCTACCGAAGTTTTTTTATTGTCAGGAAAAAAAGAAAATATCACCGAAATTTTTCAAAATATTGAATCGGAGTTGAAAAAAGCGTTGGATTAA
- a CDS encoding type 1 glutamine amidotransferase domain-containing protein: MKKIVALLIVTFIATSLILTAQNKKKKDMKKVLFVVTSHDKLGNTGKKTGFWTEELAAPYYALVDKGIQIDIATPLGGQPPIDPKSEDPSAATEDTKRFDTDKVLLEKLKNTKKLSEVNEADYDAVFYPGGHGPLWDLAEDKTSADLIVAFYTHNKPVGFVCHAPGVLKNVKINGEFLVKGKKVTGFANSEEEAVGLTNIVPFLLEDVLQKNGATYSKVEDWHPFAVEDGLLITGQNPASSKLVAEKLLEQLNK; the protein is encoded by the coding sequence ATGAAAAAAATTGTAGCACTACTTATTGTAACATTCATTGCAACTAGCCTAATACTAACGGCACAAAACAAAAAGAAAAAAGACATGAAAAAAGTATTATTTGTGGTTACCAGTCACGATAAATTGGGAAACACAGGAAAAAAAACAGGTTTTTGGACAGAAGAATTAGCAGCTCCTTATTATGCTTTGGTTGACAAAGGAATTCAAATAGACATTGCCACGCCACTTGGCGGACAACCTCCAATTGATCCTAAAAGTGAAGATCCATCAGCAGCAACGGAAGACACCAAAAGATTTGATACCGATAAAGTGTTATTAGAAAAACTTAAAAACACTAAAAAATTATCTGAAGTGAATGAAGCCGATTACGATGCTGTTTTTTATCCTGGTGGTCACGGGCCGCTTTGGGATTTAGCCGAAGATAAAACATCTGCCGATTTGATTGTTGCTTTTTACACGCACAACAAACCTGTTGGTTTTGTTTGTCACGCACCTGGAGTACTCAAAAACGTGAAAATTAATGGCGAATTTTTGGTAAAAGGAAAAAAAGTGACTGGCTTTGCTAATTCAGAAGAAGAAGCGGTTGGTTTAACGAATATTGTTCCATTTTTACTGGAAGATGTATTACAAAAAAACGGCGCAACATACAGCAAAGTAGAAGATTGGCATCCTTTTGCTGTAGAAGATGGTTTGTTAATCACAGGACAAAATCCAGCATCGTCTAAACTGGTTGCCGAAAAATTATTAGAACAATTAAACAAATAG
- a CDS encoding iron-containing alcohol dehydrogenase, with protein sequence MLNFELYNPTNYVFGKGQIEKLATLTPKNAKILLAYGGGSIFKNGVYDQVKKALTDFEIVEFGGIEPNPRFETLMKAVEVIREQNIDFILAVGGGSVIDGVKFVSAAVHFDGNPIDILQKRLLIKENAMPFGTVLTLPATGSEMNSGSVVTIDATQEKLAFGGSAMFPKFSICDPTVVQSLPKRQIENGIVDAFTHVMEQYLTYPHDALLQDRFSEGILQTLIEIGPKVVENPSDYKLASNFMWCATMALNGLIQKGVPNDWATHMIGHELTALYEIDHARTLAIIAPNLYRVMFETKKGKLAQYGKRIFNLTGTDDEIANEAINKTVAFFETMGMPTKLSDCTKDFEKTADFIATRFEERGWFAMGEKQNITPEKVRVIVEMSY encoded by the coding sequence ATGCTTAACTTCGAATTATACAATCCTACCAATTATGTTTTTGGAAAAGGACAAATAGAAAAATTGGCGACTTTAACGCCAAAAAATGCAAAAATTTTATTGGCTTATGGCGGTGGAAGTATCTTTAAAAACGGCGTTTACGACCAAGTAAAGAAAGCATTAACTGATTTTGAAATTGTAGAATTTGGCGGAATCGAACCCAATCCTCGTTTTGAAACTTTGATGAAAGCGGTAGAAGTTATCCGAGAACAAAACATCGATTTTATATTGGCTGTTGGTGGCGGAAGTGTGATTGATGGTGTAAAATTCGTTTCGGCTGCCGTACATTTTGATGGAAATCCAATCGATATTTTACAAAAAAGATTGTTGATCAAAGAAAACGCCATGCCTTTTGGAACCGTTTTAACCTTACCTGCAACGGGAAGCGAAATGAATTCGGGATCGGTAGTAACTATTGATGCTACGCAAGAAAAATTAGCTTTTGGCGGTAGTGCTATGTTTCCGAAATTCTCTATTTGTGATCCAACGGTGGTTCAATCTCTACCTAAAAGACAAATTGAGAACGGAATCGTAGATGCTTTTACACACGTGATGGAGCAGTATTTAACCTACCCACACGATGCTTTATTGCAAGACCGTTTTTCAGAAGGTATTTTGCAAACCTTAATCGAAATTGGACCAAAAGTAGTTGAAAATCCATCGGATTATAAATTGGCTTCAAACTTTATGTGGTGCGCCACAATGGCTTTGAACGGATTAATTCAAAAAGGAGTTCCAAACGATTGGGCAACACACATGATTGGACACGAATTAACGGCTCTTTACGAAATTGATCACGCTAGAACTTTAGCGATTATTGCTCCTAATTTATATAGAGTGATGTTCGAAACCAAAAAAGGAAAATTAGCACAATACGGAAAACGTATTTTCAATTTAACGGGAACTGACGATGAAATTGCTAACGAAGCCATCAACAAAACCGTTGCTTTTTTTGAAACTATGGGAATGCCAACAAAATTATCAGATTGCACGAAAGATTTCGAAAAAACGGCTGATTTTATTGCCACACGTTTTGAAGAAAGAGGTTGGTTTGCTATGGGCGAAAAACAAAATATCACTCCCGAAAAAGTGAGAGTCATTGTAGAAATGAGTTATTAA
- a CDS encoding NAD(P)H-dependent glycerol-3-phosphate dehydrogenase — MTKNLKFAVIGGGSWATAIAKMLCVNLKEITWYMRNEDAIEHIKIHHHNPNYLSSVEFDIKKIQLTSDINEAVAYADYIIFAIPSAFLGDELQKLTESLDNKVIFSAIKGIVPETSLIVGEHFNSTYHIPFENIGVITGPCHAEEVALERLSYLTIACGDAEKAKIVAKSLSSNYIKTKISDDIIGTEYAAMLKNIYAIAAGIAHGLGYGDNFQSVLMSNGIREMKKFIRKVHKMKRNINDSAYLGDLLVTGYSVFSRNRMFGNMIGKGYTVKSAMMEMSMVAEGYYATKSAYNLNLNYGAKTPIIDAVYSILYEGKSAKKVFERLTEKLD, encoded by the coding sequence ATGACCAAAAATCTAAAATTTGCAGTAATTGGAGGCGGAAGTTGGGCAACCGCTATTGCCAAAATGCTTTGTGTAAATCTAAAAGAAATCACATGGTATATGCGAAACGAAGATGCCATCGAACATATAAAAATCCATCATCATAATCCAAATTACTTAAGCTCTGTTGAATTTGACATTAAAAAAATACAACTAACTAGCGACATCAACGAAGCGGTGGCTTATGCCGATTATATTATTTTTGCTATTCCTTCGGCTTTTTTAGGTGATGAACTTCAAAAATTGACCGAAAGCCTAGATAATAAAGTGATTTTTTCTGCTATCAAAGGAATCGTTCCTGAAACCAGCTTGATTGTTGGTGAACATTTCAATAGCACTTACCATATTCCTTTTGAAAATATTGGCGTAATTACTGGCCCTTGCCACGCCGAAGAAGTAGCTTTGGAACGTTTGTCGTATCTAACTATAGCTTGTGGTGATGCCGAAAAAGCCAAAATAGTAGCCAAAAGCTTGTCTAGCAATTATATTAAAACCAAAATCTCGGACGATATCATTGGTACAGAATATGCCGCTATGCTCAAGAATATTTATGCCATTGCAGCAGGAATTGCTCACGGATTGGGTTATGGCGATAATTTCCAATCGGTTTTGATGAGTAACGGCATCCGAGAGATGAAAAAATTCATCCGAAAAGTACACAAAATGAAACGAAACATCAATGATTCAGCTTATTTGGGGGATTTATTGGTAACGGGATATTCTGTGTTTTCCAGAAACAGAATGTTCGGAAATATGATTGGAAAAGGCTATACCGTAAAATCTGCCATGATGGAAATGAGTATGGTTGCCGAAGGGTATTACGCAACAAAAAGTGCTTACAACCTTAATCTAAATTATGGGGCTAAAACACCAATTATAGATGCCGTTTACAGCATTTTGTACGAAGGAAAATCTGCGAAAAAGGTTTTTGAAAGACTAACGGAGAAGTTGGATTAA